A single region of the Deltaproteobacteria bacterium genome encodes:
- a CDS encoding creatininase family protein, whose product MYTELLPYEKLTQSALLALPREQAAVFWTVSPIEVHGPHLPLGTDIRVGDEVMRRTAKLWLAKYPNRPALMLPALCLGADTLRLPGSLQVSGELIVDAIVQVGTALHGIGFRTLVIGSNHGGPRHLIALEKARRILTKEKGMVVVNPFGAFMNAMTVRDPEVLGFAGMDPASPLGGNDDVHAGTFETSLALALFAEDVDPSYRKLPKVVVPRTGRVAGLMRAAAQRLRRRQKHGGHSRTALGLENAAGLLEWLAMKPTPGYVGEPPLADATVGDRALTGMATHALDLLEHTLAGDAPEKASEPFLWDARIIARLPL is encoded by the coding sequence ATGTACACCGAGCTGCTCCCCTACGAGAAGCTGACCCAGTCCGCGCTCCTCGCGCTCCCGCGCGAGCAGGCGGCCGTCTTCTGGACCGTGAGCCCCATCGAGGTGCACGGACCGCACCTGCCGCTCGGGACCGACATCCGGGTAGGGGACGAGGTCATGCGCCGCACCGCCAAGCTGTGGCTCGCCAAGTACCCGAACCGCCCGGCGCTCATGCTGCCCGCCCTCTGCCTCGGGGCGGATACGCTGCGCTTGCCCGGCTCTCTTCAGGTGAGCGGCGAGCTGATCGTGGACGCCATCGTCCAGGTCGGCACCGCGCTCCACGGCATCGGCTTCCGGACGCTCGTCATCGGGAGCAACCACGGCGGCCCGCGCCACCTCATCGCGCTCGAGAAGGCGCGGCGCATCCTGACCAAGGAAAAGGGGATGGTGGTGGTGAACCCGTTCGGGGCCTTCATGAACGCCATGACCGTGCGGGACCCGGAGGTCCTCGGCTTCGCCGGCATGGACCCCGCCTCGCCTCTCGGCGGCAACGACGACGTCCACGCCGGCACCTTCGAGACGAGCCTCGCGCTCGCGCTCTTCGCCGAGGACGTGGACCCCTCGTACCGGAAGCTCCCCAAGGTGGTCGTCCCCCGCACCGGCCGCGTGGCGGGCCTGATGCGCGCCGCCGCCCAGCGACTTCGCCGTCGCCAGAAACACGGCGGGCACAGCAGGACGGCGCTCGGCCTCGAGAACGCGGCGGGGCTCCTCGAGTGGCTGGCCATGAAGCCCACGCCGGGCTACGTGGGCGAGCCGCCCCTGGCCGACGCGACCGTCGGGGACCGTGCCCTCACCGGCATGGCCACGCACGCGCTCGACCTGCTCGAGCACACGCTCGCCGGCGACGCCCCCGAGAAGGCCAGCGAGCCCTTCCTCTGGGACGCGCGGATCATCGCGCGGCTGCCGCTCTGA
- a CDS encoding MFS transporter, with amino-acid sequence MSDLGAHAPGLAAERLAVPPVASALPRAAQASYAVGSMSYTIVERLLTMWLAFYYLDEASPGHVALSASAFFGILWVGRALDAVCDVVIAGSSDRSNARLGRRRAYMAWGGLPMCLLAAAIFFPVRGAGAFGAGLYLAVTLSVFWVFFTVYTVPYLALLSELATTHQTRVNLATFKATASLLGAALVFVLSPQLIAPLGFQGMVVVLSAFAVVTAYVTVVGVNERRYAVSEPSAVRLLASIRQTFADRAFVRYLLAFLLFWLGFNVVTTGIPFYVKNLLGLPEAAAGGLMGVAFGGAFLAFPLVNRVALHLGLKRAFWACMILFAAVLPLIYFWESAPLGLSPKTVAYAVMALAGLPLAGLFVLPDAIVARLAHRTTCAEGSGREGMYFGVQGFCLKLTFGLSGSLMGLLFDLFGKGGSAGNLGLKLTAPAGGLLVALGAVVFARFPSDALKDNAR; translated from the coding sequence GTGAGCGACCTCGGCGCCCACGCTCCCGGTCTGGCCGCGGAGCGCCTCGCAGTGCCCCCCGTGGCGAGCGCCCTGCCGCGCGCCGCGCAGGCCTCCTACGCCGTGGGGAGCATGAGCTACACCATCGTCGAGCGCCTGCTCACGATGTGGCTCGCCTTCTACTATCTCGACGAGGCCAGCCCGGGGCACGTGGCCCTCTCGGCGAGCGCCTTCTTCGGCATCCTCTGGGTCGGACGCGCCCTCGACGCCGTCTGCGACGTGGTGATCGCCGGCAGCTCCGACCGTTCGAACGCGCGCCTCGGTCGCCGCCGCGCCTACATGGCGTGGGGCGGCCTGCCGATGTGCCTCCTCGCCGCGGCGATCTTCTTCCCCGTGCGCGGCGCGGGGGCCTTTGGCGCCGGCCTCTACCTGGCCGTCACGCTCAGCGTCTTCTGGGTCTTCTTCACCGTCTACACCGTCCCCTACCTCGCCCTCCTCTCCGAGCTCGCCACGACGCACCAGACGCGCGTGAACCTCGCGACCTTCAAGGCCACCGCCTCGCTCCTCGGCGCCGCGCTGGTCTTCGTGCTCTCGCCGCAGCTCATCGCCCCGCTCGGCTTCCAGGGGATGGTCGTGGTGCTCTCGGCCTTCGCCGTCGTCACCGCCTACGTGACCGTCGTCGGCGTGAACGAGCGGCGCTACGCCGTCTCCGAGCCCTCGGCCGTGCGGCTCCTGGCCTCCATCCGCCAGACCTTCGCCGACCGCGCCTTCGTGCGCTACCTGCTCGCGTTCCTCCTCTTCTGGCTCGGCTTCAACGTGGTCACCACCGGCATCCCCTTCTACGTGAAGAACCTGCTCGGCCTGCCGGAGGCGGCGGCGGGGGGTCTGATGGGCGTGGCCTTCGGCGGGGCCTTCCTGGCCTTTCCGCTGGTCAACCGCGTGGCCCTCCACCTCGGGCTGAAGCGCGCCTTCTGGGCCTGCATGATCCTCTTCGCCGCCGTGCTGCCGCTCATCTACTTCTGGGAGAGCGCCCCGCTCGGCCTCTCCCCGAAGACCGTGGCCTACGCCGTGATGGCCCTGGCGGGCCTGCCGCTCGCCGGCCTCTTCGTCCTCCCCGACGCCATCGTCGCGCGCCTCGCGCACCGCACCACCTGCGCCGAGGGTTCCGGCCGCGAGGGGATGTACTTCGGCGTGCAGGGCTTCTGCCTCAAGCTCACCTTCGGACTCTCGGGCTCGCTGATGGGCCTGCTCTTCGACCTGTTCGGCAAAGGGGGCTCGGCCGGCAACCTGGGCCTCAAGCTCACCGCCCCGGCGGGGGGCCTGCTCGTGGCCCTCGGGGCGGTCGTGTTCGCTCGCTTCCCCTCTGACGCGCTGAAGGACAACGCACGATGA
- a CDS encoding alkaline phosphatase family protein — translation MHARRAVWPLLLAVLPAFTCYQGKVDVELPVWDQDINEHESDVADRAIKILLGMPNIQMVYCRRADQYEVHGKAGKLFYKRNRGPEGYSYEVTLREGRDPLANQDPKAHPELKGELALGDNPKGTDYTAQDKGYTGPTDPRISFPDGDKVAWPLAYERIAALFDGKDTGDLVIEFTPWGWAPLGVYDGLPKPGAHGHLHEIASRAPIIFAGKGAQKKKVVDAFIRSVDIAPTVAKAMGIQKTFGVDEKGHYSQEVYLKWQDGHVLDEALSGETPTYVLMIMNDALMHSELMNQLQGDAPLPTYRWMVENGTLYKYGAIVNFPSNTYPSHNAIGTGAYSGHHGLVDNWFYDRRAKKRYNPILEVFDTDRFIVDEVETLYQAVHRSFPTWHPEKSPLGNFVASFSSPITKGADLALFEGVQPIDWDKCPEPDGLPFPPTDETISTRAQAADNLGIMTLVKAYVGTYERDGKKLRCSQVPRLGIINLGLTDDEMHRSGPHSDGARRAMAQTDVRMGIIFDTLKKAGIFDKTMIVLTSDHGQALQDVQRNQEIAPVLEKAGIRFQAKDVALLYLLVNRVLLSTKDFVAGQQTTVDVTVQDDDTEEPVPGATVTFVSGNARVTAKTDAQGKAQLTFTPGAAKTQVTVTDGKHTDFDRSYP, via the coding sequence ATGCACGCACGACGAGCCGTCTGGCCGCTCCTCCTGGCCGTACTTCCCGCGTTCACCTGCTACCAGGGCAAGGTGGACGTCGAGCTCCCCGTCTGGGACCAGGACATCAACGAGCACGAATCCGACGTCGCCGACCGGGCGATCAAGATCCTTCTCGGGATGCCGAACATCCAGATGGTCTACTGCCGCCGCGCGGATCAGTACGAGGTGCACGGCAAGGCGGGGAAGCTCTTCTACAAGCGCAACCGCGGCCCCGAGGGCTACAGCTACGAGGTCACCCTGCGCGAGGGCAGAGACCCGCTCGCGAACCAGGACCCGAAGGCGCACCCGGAGCTGAAGGGGGAGCTCGCGCTCGGCGACAACCCGAAGGGGACCGACTACACCGCGCAAGACAAGGGCTACACGGGCCCCACCGACCCGCGCATCTCGTTTCCCGACGGGGACAAGGTGGCCTGGCCGCTGGCCTACGAGCGCATCGCCGCGCTCTTCGACGGCAAGGACACCGGCGACCTGGTGATCGAGTTCACCCCCTGGGGCTGGGCCCCGCTCGGGGTCTACGACGGGCTCCCCAAGCCCGGGGCCCACGGACACCTGCACGAGATCGCCTCGCGCGCGCCGATCATCTTCGCCGGGAAGGGGGCGCAGAAGAAGAAGGTGGTGGACGCCTTCATCCGCAGCGTGGATATCGCCCCCACGGTGGCCAAGGCCATGGGCATCCAGAAGACCTTCGGCGTGGACGAGAAGGGCCACTATAGCCAGGAGGTCTACCTGAAGTGGCAGGACGGCCACGTGCTCGACGAGGCGCTCTCGGGCGAGACCCCCACCTACGTGCTCATGATCATGAACGACGCGCTCATGCACAGCGAGCTGATGAACCAGCTCCAGGGAGACGCCCCGCTCCCCACCTACCGCTGGATGGTGGAGAACGGCACGCTCTACAAGTACGGCGCGATCGTCAACTTCCCGAGCAACACCTATCCGAGCCACAACGCCATCGGCACGGGCGCCTACTCCGGACACCACGGCCTGGTGGACAACTGGTTCTACGACCGGCGCGCCAAGAAGCGCTACAACCCGATCCTCGAGGTCTTCGACACCGACCGCTTCATAGTCGACGAGGTGGAGACCCTCTACCAGGCCGTGCACCGGAGCTTCCCCACCTGGCACCCGGAGAAGAGCCCGCTCGGCAACTTCGTGGCCTCCTTCAGCTCCCCCATCACCAAGGGTGCCGACCTCGCGCTCTTCGAGGGGGTGCAGCCCATCGACTGGGACAAGTGCCCCGAGCCCGACGGCCTGCCCTTCCCCCCCACCGACGAGACGATCTCGACGCGCGCGCAGGCGGCCGACAACCTCGGCATCATGACTCTGGTCAAGGCCTACGTCGGCACCTACGAGCGCGACGGAAAGAAGCTCCGCTGCTCGCAGGTGCCGCGGCTCGGGATCATCAACCTGGGTCTCACCGACGACGAGATGCACCGCAGCGGGCCGCATTCGGACGGCGCGCGGCGCGCCATGGCGCAGACCGACGTGCGCATGGGCATCATCTTCGACACGCTGAAGAAGGCGGGAATCTTCGACAAGACCATGATCGTTCTCACCTCGGACCACGGGCAGGCGCTGCAGGACGTGCAGCGCAACCAGGAGATCGCCCCCGTGCTGGAGAAGGCCGGCATCCGCTTCCAGGCGAAGGACGTGGCGCTCCTCTACCTCCTCGTGAATCGCGTGCTGCTCTCCACGAAGGACTTCGTGGCGGGCCAGCAGACCACGGTCGACGTCACGGTCCAGGACGACGACACCGAGGAGCCGGTCCCCGGCGCGACCGTGACCTTCGTCTCGGGCAACGCCAGGGTCACCGCCAAGACCGACGCGCAGGGCAAGGCCCAGCTCACCTTCACCCCCGGCGCCGCCAAGACGCAGGTCACCGTCACCGACGGAAAACACACGGACTTCGATCGCAGCTATCCATAG
- a CDS encoding Ig-like domain-containing protein produces the protein MRYQLFGIGLGTLLAVGCSSNTTTPPATDGGGATDSGGAGLVITISAPTADAKDVSVSAPVLKATFNRAVTDPDKLTVVLEKDGKLYYGLKKYSATNHELIFTPFTTLQSRSTYTFKVAAEGIEAKVSFTTEKANEGALPAAAGKSYDFRIKTITYPSELAGVFNSQLKTAPPVLMHVVSLKETTVKDGNTFGSILIAGSTGKVGEPLGQAKVLVEDATHTSTTAMAIQGTTEGTWLGAGPSDLHLTASGVPLVIREFFVSGLISTDGTTLSNLRLVGLIDPEELGKAVNVDLGFICADARFSKFCDAQKRIRVAAEVESAPNPIAFTTFITKPVNAANDVEPNAVVQVHFSEPVNAGETKVGLKDAAGKEVPGKTAVEGKSGTFTPDAPLAAKTKYTVEATGVSVDGKKDVRHLTFTTK, from the coding sequence ATGCGGTATCAGCTCTTCGGAATCGGACTCGGCACGCTGCTCGCGGTGGGCTGCAGCAGCAACACCACCACCCCGCCCGCGACGGACGGCGGCGGCGCCACGGACAGCGGAGGGGCGGGCCTCGTGATCACCATCTCGGCCCCCACCGCCGACGCGAAGGACGTCTCCGTCTCGGCGCCCGTGCTGAAGGCCACCTTCAACCGCGCGGTGACCGACCCGGACAAGCTGACCGTCGTGCTCGAGAAAGACGGAAAGCTCTACTACGGGCTGAAGAAGTACTCGGCCACGAACCACGAGCTCATCTTTACCCCCTTCACCACGCTGCAGAGCCGCAGCACCTACACCTTCAAGGTCGCCGCCGAGGGGATCGAGGCCAAGGTGAGCTTCACCACCGAGAAGGCCAACGAGGGCGCGCTCCCCGCGGCCGCCGGCAAGAGCTACGACTTCCGCATCAAGACCATCACCTACCCCTCCGAGCTCGCGGGCGTCTTCAACAGCCAGCTCAAGACCGCGCCCCCGGTGCTGATGCACGTCGTTTCGCTCAAGGAGACGACCGTCAAGGACGGCAACACCTTCGGCTCGATCCTCATCGCGGGGAGCACAGGCAAGGTCGGCGAGCCGCTTGGGCAGGCCAAGGTGCTCGTCGAGGACGCGACGCATACCAGCACGACGGCCATGGCCATTCAGGGGACCACCGAGGGAACCTGGCTCGGCGCGGGCCCCTCGGACCTGCACCTCACCGCCTCGGGCGTGCCGCTCGTGATCCGCGAGTTCTTCGTCAGCGGGCTCATCAGCACCGATGGGACGACGCTCTCGAACCTCCGGCTGGTGGGACTCATCGACCCCGAGGAGCTCGGGAAGGCCGTGAACGTGGACCTGGGCTTCATCTGCGCCGACGCCCGCTTCTCCAAGTTCTGCGACGCCCAGAAGCGCATCCGCGTGGCCGCCGAGGTGGAGAGCGCGCCCAACCCCATCGCGTTCACGACCTTCATCACCAAGCCGGTCAACGCCGCCAACGACGTGGAGCCGAACGCCGTAGTGCAGGTCCACTTCAGCGAGCCGGTCAACGCCGGCGAGACCAAGGTCGGTCTCAAGGACGCGGCCGGCAAGGAGGTGCCCGGCAAGACCGCCGTGGAGGGCAAGTCCGGCACCTTCACCCCGGACGCGCCGCTCGCCGCGAAGACCAAGTACACCGTCGAGGCGACCGGGGTCTCGGTGGACGGCAAGAAGGACGTTCGCCACCTGACCTTCACCACCAAGTAA
- a CDS encoding aspartate aminotransferase family protein, whose product MSQWGAKALDRGSKADVLERAGQHLSSGKREFYRSVGLELVMGERQGVYFKDLDGRELFNAHCNGGVFNLGHRHPRIVAALVEAAQHLDLGNHHLLSATRSLLAERLCRSAPGDLAFAVFASGGGEAVDFAIKLARAHTRRPGIISAIGGYHGHTGLALATGDAQYKDPFEPLAPGFSQVPFDDLAALEAAITDETAAVILETVPATLGMPIAQPDYFREVRRLCDARGAQLIIDEVQTGLGRTGRMWGIDHYGVVPDLLLTAKGLGGGMYPIAATLYRPHLDAFMRQNPFIHISTGGGAELGCAVALEVLEVTEEPGFLETVRERAVQLQEGLTRLREEHSRIFVEVRQLGLMVGLAMSHPSFGPLLCRIAPEVGLFCVYANNDQRVLQFLIPLISTPSEVQEALGRLGMALSQLERLQGGRA is encoded by the coding sequence ATGAGCCAGTGGGGCGCGAAGGCACTCGATCGGGGTTCTAAAGCAGACGTTCTAGAACGGGCGGGGCAGCACCTCTCCTCGGGGAAGCGGGAGTTCTACCGCTCGGTGGGGCTCGAGCTCGTGATGGGGGAGCGCCAGGGGGTCTACTTCAAGGACCTGGACGGGCGCGAGCTCTTCAACGCGCATTGCAACGGCGGGGTCTTCAACCTGGGTCACCGCCACCCCCGCATCGTGGCGGCGCTCGTCGAGGCGGCGCAGCACCTCGACCTGGGGAACCACCACCTCCTCAGCGCCACGCGCTCTCTCCTCGCCGAACGGCTCTGTCGCTCGGCCCCGGGGGACCTGGCCTTCGCGGTCTTCGCCTCGGGCGGGGGCGAGGCGGTGGACTTCGCCATCAAGCTGGCCCGGGCCCACACGCGACGGCCGGGGATCATCTCGGCCATCGGCGGCTATCACGGGCACACCGGGCTGGCCCTCGCCACGGGGGACGCGCAGTACAAGGACCCCTTCGAACCGCTCGCGCCGGGTTTCAGCCAGGTCCCGTTCGATGACCTGGCCGCGCTCGAGGCAGCCATCACCGACGAGACGGCGGCCGTGATCCTCGAGACCGTCCCGGCCACCCTCGGGATGCCCATCGCGCAGCCGGACTACTTTCGCGAGGTCCGGCGGCTCTGCGACGCCCGCGGCGCCCAGCTCATCATCGACGAGGTGCAGACGGGGCTCGGCCGCACCGGGCGCATGTGGGGGATCGACCACTACGGCGTGGTCCCGGACCTGCTGCTGACCGCCAAGGGACTCGGCGGCGGCATGTACCCCATCGCGGCCACGCTCTACCGGCCGCACCTCGACGCCTTCATGCGGCAGAACCCGTTCATTCACATCTCCACCGGGGGCGGAGCCGAGCTCGGCTGCGCCGTCGCGCTCGAGGTGCTCGAGGTCACCGAGGAGCCCGGCTTCCTCGAGACCGTCCGCGAGCGGGCGGTCCAGCTGCAGGAGGGGCTGACCCGGCTGCGCGAGGAGCACAGCCGCATCTTCGTCGAGGTCCGGCAGCTCGGGCTGATGGTCGGGCTCGCCATGTCGCACCCCTCCTTCGGACCCCTGCTCTGCCGCATCGCTCCCGAGGTGGGCCTTTTCTGCGTCTACGCCAACAACGATCAGCGGGTGCTCCAGTTTCTCATTCCGCTCATCTCCACCCCCTCCGAGGTGCAGGAGGCGCTCGGTCGCCTCGGCATGGCTCTCTCCCAGCTCGAGCGCCTCCAGGGAGGCCGTGCATGA
- a CDS encoding glycoside hydrolase family 125 protein, whose translation MVKIHDGRLLTTPEELAPGVPWLVTGNEYVSLPTLRPTDGAVERLGVLHFAEASLLEVCGSSPAAKEPGSEALFLPRLVRGGVPEPLAGKLTWERLGDFVPRFRYASSDGALGLEGTVFAPPGEKGFVYALRVEHRGAAGVAAVELELGLDGSWGDSLQTVFTSGRVHGVHRASYNRWLEGPVFELRAGTARLGWAVMASEALTRCDWGAAAGEAAVESPASAESAASTDSRAATDSPRELTLPVGEPLRFGYASTLRLAPGEARTLAFYVAVNREGDGARTTAIHLARRGFTDLLDETLAWHAARRVLLPRAPEADRARLEQVANLNLAFNRLFALGRTIDTEELVAITSRSPRYYVSAAFWSRDSFLWSLPAVALTDTAAARELLLNAFTRHLRNAGVHALYLDGAVLYPGFELDELCAFVLGIDTYVRHSGELAFLDEPLVRQTLGRVETELFRHRHGTHWLFDTFLYPSDDPATYPYLTYDNALVARTFELLADWAELKLLPAARPTHPRAEGLTYRQLASAVRQAIFEHLVVPGPLGPMFAWSTDLGAPPRHKVYDEPPGSLQLLAHYGLCSLESPVLQNTIAWIHSPHNPYAYEGRFAEVGCPHSEHPFVMGLFNSLLCGRAESTRETLAHAPLDGGLACEAFDRESGEAKTGAAFATCAGFLGYAMWKAWG comes from the coding sequence ATGGTCAAGATCCACGACGGTCGTCTGCTCACCACCCCCGAGGAGCTGGCTCCCGGGGTCCCCTGGCTCGTGACGGGAAACGAGTACGTCAGCCTCCCCACCCTGCGACCGACCGACGGGGCCGTGGAACGGCTCGGCGTGCTTCACTTCGCCGAGGCTTCGCTCCTCGAGGTCTGCGGGAGCAGCCCTGCGGCGAAGGAGCCGGGGAGCGAGGCGCTCTTCCTGCCGCGGCTCGTGCGCGGGGGGGTCCCCGAGCCTCTCGCGGGCAAGCTGACCTGGGAGCGGCTCGGGGACTTCGTCCCGCGCTTCCGATACGCCTCGAGCGACGGAGCGCTAGGCCTCGAGGGCACGGTCTTCGCCCCCCCCGGCGAGAAGGGCTTCGTCTACGCCTTGCGCGTCGAGCACCGGGGCGCGGCGGGGGTGGCGGCGGTGGAGCTCGAGCTGGGTCTCGACGGGAGCTGGGGCGACAGCCTGCAGACGGTCTTCACCAGCGGCCGCGTCCACGGCGTGCACCGCGCGAGCTACAACCGCTGGCTGGAAGGACCGGTCTTCGAGCTGCGCGCGGGCACCGCCCGGCTCGGCTGGGCCGTGATGGCCTCGGAGGCGCTCACCCGCTGCGACTGGGGGGCGGCAGCCGGCGAGGCGGCCGTCGAGTCACCCGCGTCGGCCGAGTCGGCGGCGTCGACCGATTCACGCGCGGCGACCGACTCGCCCCGCGAGCTCACCCTCCCGGTGGGGGAGCCGCTCCGCTTCGGCTACGCGTCCACGCTGCGCCTCGCGCCGGGAGAGGCCCGGACCCTCGCCTTCTACGTGGCCGTGAACCGCGAGGGGGACGGGGCCCGCACCACCGCGATCCACCTGGCACGGCGCGGATTCACAGACCTCCTCGACGAGACGCTGGCCTGGCACGCGGCCCGACGGGTGCTGCTCCCCCGGGCCCCCGAGGCCGACCGCGCGCGCCTCGAGCAGGTGGCGAACCTGAACCTGGCCTTCAATCGCCTCTTCGCCCTCGGTCGCACGATCGACACCGAGGAGCTCGTAGCCATCACCTCGCGCAGCCCGCGCTACTACGTGAGCGCCGCCTTCTGGTCGCGCGACAGCTTCCTCTGGAGCCTGCCCGCCGTGGCCCTGACCGATACGGCCGCGGCCCGCGAGCTGCTGCTCAACGCCTTCACGCGGCACCTCCGCAACGCCGGGGTGCACGCGCTCTACCTGGACGGAGCCGTGCTCTACCCGGGCTTCGAGCTGGACGAGCTCTGCGCCTTCGTCCTCGGGATCGATACCTACGTGCGCCACAGCGGTGAGCTCGCCTTTCTGGACGAGCCGCTCGTGCGTCAGACCCTCGGACGCGTCGAGACGGAGCTCTTCCGCCATCGCCACGGCACGCACTGGCTGTTCGACACCTTCCTCTACCCCTCCGACGATCCGGCAACCTACCCCTACCTGACCTACGACAACGCGCTCGTGGCCCGGACCTTCGAGCTCCTCGCCGACTGGGCCGAGCTCAAGCTCCTGCCCGCGGCCCGGCCGACGCACCCGCGCGCCGAGGGCCTCACCTACCGGCAGCTCGCCTCCGCCGTGCGCCAGGCGATCTTCGAGCACCTGGTCGTCCCGGGCCCCCTCGGCCCCATGTTCGCCTGGTCGACCGACCTCGGCGCCCCGCCCCGGCACAAGGTCTACGACGAGCCGCCCGGGAGTCTGCAGCTCCTCGCGCACTACGGCCTCTGCAGCCTCGAAAGCCCGGTGCTGCAGAACACCATCGCCTGGATCCACTCGCCCCATAACCCCTACGCGTACGAGGGACGCTTCGCCGAGGTGGGGTGCCCGCACTCCGAACATCCCTTCGTGATGGGGCTCTTCAACAGCCTCCTCTGCGGGCGGGCGGAGTCGACGCGAGAGACGCTCGCCCACGCGCCTCTGGACGGGGGGCTGGCCTGCGAAGCCTTCGACCGCGAGAGCGGCGAGGCCAAGACCGGGGCAGCGTTCGCCACCTGCGCGGGCTTTCTGGGCTACGCGATGTGGAAGGCCTGGGGCTGA